Proteins encoded in a region of the Streptococcus sanguinis genome:
- the malQ gene encoding 4-alpha-glucanotransferase, whose product MKKRQSGVLMHISSLPGKYGIGSFGQSAYDFVDFLVRTKQRYWQILPLGTTSYGDSPYQSFSAFAGNTYFIDFDILIEEGLLDEADVKGADFGDDPRKVDYAKIFDARRPIMEKAVARFLKAEDLSDYESFVEQNAAWLEVFAEYMAIKEHFDNLAWTEWPDEAIRRREAASLASYREKLADKLTYHRVTQYLFFKQWLRLKAYANEHHIEIVGDMPIYVAADSADVWAQPHFFKTDAVGKPTCVAGCPPDEFSETGQLWGNPIYDWEAMDKDGYAWWIERLRESFKIYDIVRIDHFRGFESYWEVPAGSETSASGKWVKGPDYKLFAAVKEALGDLNIIAEDLGFMTDEVIELRERTGFPGMKILQFAFNPDDESIDSPHLAPNNSVMYTGTHDNNTVLGWYKDEIDDATRQYMAQYTNRKEYETVPHAMLRTIFASVSFMAIATMQDLLELDSAARMNYPSTIGGNWTWRMTAEELNPIVEGELYSLTKTYRRMNTDLINK is encoded by the coding sequence ATGAAAAAACGTCAAAGCGGCGTGCTCATGCACATTTCATCCCTTCCGGGCAAGTACGGTATCGGATCTTTTGGCCAAAGTGCTTATGATTTTGTAGACTTCTTGGTTCGCACCAAGCAGCGCTATTGGCAGATTTTGCCACTGGGAACTACCAGTTATGGTGATTCTCCTTATCAGTCTTTCTCTGCTTTTGCTGGGAATACCTACTTTATCGATTTTGATATTCTGATAGAAGAAGGTTTGTTGGACGAGGCGGATGTTAAGGGAGCTGATTTCGGAGATGATCCTAGAAAAGTGGATTATGCAAAGATTTTCGATGCTCGCCGTCCAATCATGGAAAAAGCAGTTGCTCGCTTCTTGAAAGCAGAAGATCTGTCTGACTATGAGAGCTTTGTGGAGCAAAATGCAGCTTGGTTGGAAGTTTTCGCTGAGTACATGGCTATCAAAGAGCATTTTGATAATCTAGCTTGGACTGAGTGGCCGGATGAAGCGATCCGCCGCCGTGAGGCTGCTAGTCTCGCTTCTTATCGTGAGAAGCTGGCTGACAAGCTGACCTATCATCGTGTGACCCAGTATCTCTTCTTTAAGCAGTGGTTAAGATTAAAAGCCTATGCTAATGAACATCACATCGAGATTGTCGGTGATATGCCAATCTATGTGGCAGCTGACAGTGCTGATGTGTGGGCACAGCCGCACTTCTTTAAGACGGACGCTGTTGGCAAGCCAACTTGTGTGGCAGGCTGTCCGCCAGATGAATTTTCAGAAACTGGCCAGCTTTGGGGCAATCCTATCTATGACTGGGAAGCTATGGATAAGGATGGCTATGCTTGGTGGATTGAACGCCTGCGTGAAAGCTTCAAGATTTACGACATTGTCCGTATCGACCACTTCCGCGGCTTTGAGTCTTACTGGGAAGTACCTGCTGGCTCAGAAACTTCTGCTTCTGGTAAGTGGGTCAAAGGTCCAGACTACAAGCTCTTTGCAGCAGTTAAGGAAGCCTTGGGTGATTTGAATATCATCGCAGAAGACCTAGGTTTTATGACGGATGAAGTGATCGAGCTGCGTGAGCGTACTGGTTTCCCAGGAATGAAGATCTTGCAATTTGCCTTCAATCCTGATGATGAAAGCATCGACAGTCCGCATCTGGCGCCAAATAACTCAGTCATGTATACAGGAACCCATGATAACAATACTGTTTTGGGCTGGTACAAGGATGAGATTGACGACGCTACTCGCCAGTACATGGCACAGTACACCAACCGCAAGGAGTACGAAACAGTACCTCATGCAATGCTGCGCACAATCTTTGCTTCAGTCAGCTTTATGGCCATTGCGACCATGCAAGACCTACTGGAATTAGACAGTGCAGCACGGATGAACTATCCATCCACAATTGGTGGCAACTGGACTTGGCGGATGACAGCTGAAGAGCTGAATCCAATTGTCGAAGGTGAGCTTTACAGCTTGACTAAGACTTACCGTCGTATGAATACCGATTTAATTAACAAATAA
- the argS gene encoding arginine--tRNA ligase, with translation MDNKQLIAGELAKVIDSLDQDAILNLLEQPKSSELGDIAFPAFSLAKTERKAPQIIAADIAEKIDTAHFDKVVATGPYVNFFLSKAEISGQVIKEVIKDGADYGQQNEGNGENVTIDLSSPNIAKPFSVGHLRSTVIGDALSNIFRKIGYNTIKINHLGDWGKQFGLLMVAYKKWGSQEAVEANPIDELLKLYVRINAEIENDPSLDEEGRLWFKKLEDGDPEATELWQWFRDESLMEFNRIYELLGVEFDSLNGEAFYNDKMDEGIQILEEKGLLQESKGASIVDLEDFNLPPAMIKKSDGATLYITRDIATAIYRARTYNFVKNVYVVGQEQANHFRQLKAVLKKMGFDWSDDMIHVDFGLVTKNRQKLSTRKGNIILLEPTLLEAISRAKSQIEAKNPDLENKETVARAVGVGAVKFYDLKTDRRNGYDFDLEAMVSFEGETGPYIQYAYARIQSILRKANFQPDAEATYSLNDPESWEIIKLLQDFGRVVKRAADNYEPSLIAKYAISLAQAFNKYYAHTRILDESPERDSRLALSYSTAVVLKEALRLLGVEAPEKM, from the coding sequence ATGGATAACAAACAGTTGATTGCCGGCGAATTGGCCAAGGTTATTGACAGCCTTGATCAAGACGCTATTTTAAATTTATTGGAGCAGCCAAAGAGCTCTGAACTTGGTGATATCGCCTTCCCAGCCTTTTCTCTGGCAAAGACTGAGCGCAAAGCTCCTCAAATCATCGCTGCTGACATCGCTGAAAAGATTGATACAGCGCATTTTGACAAAGTCGTTGCGACTGGTCCTTATGTCAACTTTTTCCTCAGTAAGGCTGAAATTTCTGGCCAAGTCATCAAAGAAGTCATCAAAGACGGAGCTGACTACGGCCAGCAGAACGAAGGAAATGGAGAAAATGTCACCATTGACCTATCCAGCCCAAACATTGCCAAGCCTTTCTCAGTCGGCCACTTGCGCTCTACTGTTATCGGTGACGCTCTTTCCAACATCTTCCGCAAGATTGGTTACAACACCATCAAAATCAACCACTTGGGAGACTGGGGCAAACAGTTTGGTCTCCTGATGGTAGCTTATAAGAAGTGGGGAAGCCAGGAAGCTGTTGAAGCTAACCCTATCGACGAGCTCCTCAAACTCTATGTGCGTATCAATGCCGAGATTGAAAACGACCCATCTCTGGATGAAGAAGGCCGCCTTTGGTTCAAGAAGCTGGAAGACGGTGACCCAGAAGCGACTGAGCTCTGGCAATGGTTCCGCGACGAAAGTCTGATGGAGTTCAACCGTATCTACGAACTCCTAGGTGTCGAATTTGACAGTCTAAATGGTGAAGCCTTCTACAATGACAAGATGGACGAAGGGATTCAAATCCTCGAAGAAAAAGGTCTTTTACAGGAATCAAAAGGAGCTAGCATTGTAGACTTGGAAGACTTTAACCTTCCGCCTGCTATGATTAAAAAATCAGACGGTGCTACCCTCTACATCACACGTGATATTGCAACAGCTATCTACCGGGCTCGCACTTACAACTTTGTCAAAAATGTCTATGTTGTAGGTCAAGAGCAGGCTAACCACTTCAGACAGCTCAAGGCTGTTCTGAAAAAGATGGGCTTTGACTGGAGCGATGACATGATTCACGTTGACTTTGGTCTAGTGACTAAGAACCGTCAAAAACTGTCTACACGTAAAGGAAATATCATCCTTCTCGAACCAACTCTGCTGGAAGCTATCAGCCGGGCTAAGAGCCAGATTGAAGCTAAAAACCCAGATTTGGAAAACAAGGAAACTGTTGCTCGTGCAGTTGGGGTTGGAGCAGTTAAGTTCTACGACCTCAAAACTGACCGCCGCAATGGTTACGACTTTGACCTAGAAGCTATGGTTTCCTTCGAGGGAGAAACAGGCCCTTACATCCAGTATGCCTATGCTCGTATCCAGTCTATCCTGCGCAAGGCGAACTTCCAGCCAGATGCAGAGGCTACATACAGCCTGAACGATCCAGAAAGCTGGGAAATTATCAAGCTGCTCCAAGACTTCGGTCGCGTTGTCAAACGTGCTGCTGATAACTATGAGCCATCTCTGATTGCCAAATATGCTATCAGTCTGGCCCAAGCCTTTAACAAATACTATGCACACACACGGATTCTGGACGAAAGCCCTGAGCGCGACAGCCGTCTGGCTCTCAGCTACTCAACAGCTGTTGTCCTCAAAGAAGCTCTGCGTCTGCTGGGAGTAGAAGCGCCAGAAAAGATGTAA
- a CDS encoding lantibiotic ABC transporter permease: MKKKPIYLYVLLGLSTVGTLWGLFGKFTSSDAGVKSILKQIEEPAKSQYATYFSKSAEVANSLANNFFFYGHIVLLIVALFFLFRKDIFKANLVYIADVLVGLISTAYAYVVSKGIIASSFSDSTLLSAQMTGLNFSILLSVVISLIFLSIVIFKLIQQQKEAEKAELAANE; the protein is encoded by the coding sequence ATGAAAAAGAAACCAATTTATCTTTATGTTTTGCTGGGCTTGTCAACCGTGGGAACCTTGTGGGGACTTTTTGGCAAGTTCACTTCTTCTGATGCTGGGGTGAAAAGCATTCTTAAGCAGATAGAAGAACCAGCAAAATCCCAGTATGCCACTTATTTTAGCAAGAGTGCAGAAGTGGCGAATTCGCTAGCCAATAATTTCTTTTTTTACGGGCACATCGTTCTCTTAATAGTGGCTCTTTTCTTCCTTTTTAGGAAAGATATATTTAAGGCCAATCTTGTCTACATTGCCGATGTTCTTGTGGGATTGATTTCGACAGCCTATGCTTATGTGGTATCAAAGGGAATTATAGCTTCTTCTTTTTCAGACTCAACTCTTCTTTCGGCACAGATGACGGGGCTGAATTTCTCCATCCTCCTTTCAGTAGTCATTAGTCTAATCTTCCTTTCCATCGTCATCTTTAAGCTAATCCAGCAGCAAAAAGAAGCTGAAAAAGCGGAACTAGCTGCCAACGAATAA
- the nrdI gene encoding class Ib ribonucleoside-diphosphate reductase assembly flavoprotein NrdI, protein MENKMTKVSLVYISLSGNTESFVRRLTDYLLEQHPSLEVEKIHIKDLVKEGQPFFEMDNPFIAFLPTYLEGGNGVDNGDVEILTTDVGDFIAYGQNASNCLGVIGSGNRNFNNQYCLTAKQYSERFGFPVLADFEMRGMLGDIKKVAGIIEELYHIEKNENQ, encoded by the coding sequence ATGGAGAATAAAATGACAAAGGTTTCCTTGGTTTACATCAGCTTGAGCGGCAATACAGAGAGTTTTGTCCGTCGGCTGACAGACTATTTGCTGGAGCAGCATCCAAGCCTAGAAGTGGAGAAGATCCATATCAAAGACCTGGTAAAGGAAGGGCAGCCCTTTTTTGAAATGGACAATCCTTTTATCGCTTTTCTGCCGACTTATCTGGAGGGTGGCAATGGTGTGGACAATGGCGATGTAGAAATTCTGACAACCGATGTGGGGGACTTTATCGCCTATGGTCAGAATGCCAGCAATTGTCTGGGCGTCATTGGCAGCGGCAATCGAAACTTTAATAACCAATACTGTCTGACCGCCAAGCAATACTCAGAGCGCTTCGGATTTCCGGTTTTGGCTGATTTTGAAATGCGTGGCATGTTGGGAGATATTAAGAAGGTTGCAGGGATTATTGAAGAACTTTATCATATTGAAAAAAACGAAAACCAGTGA
- the glgP gene encoding glycogen/starch/alpha-glucan family phosphorylase, which produces MSNLQTYIKNTYSKNLADCSNEELYLALLNYTKLASAQKPVNTGKKKLYYISAEFLIGKLLSNNLINLGLYDDVKQELADAGKDLIEVEEVELEPSLGNGGLGRLAACFLDSIATLGLNGDGVGLNYHFGLFQQVLKNNEQTTIPNFWLTEQNWLVRSSRSYQVPFAHFTLTSTLYDIDVPGYKTETKNRLRLFDLDSVDADIITDGIDFDKTDIARNLTLFLYPDDSDKQGELLRIFQQYFMVSNGAQLIIDEAIEKGSNLHDLADYAVIQINDTHPSLVIPEMIRLLTERGLDLDEAIAIVQKMTAYTNHTILAEALEKWPLEFLKEVVPHLVPIIKELDKRVKAKYADPAVQIIDEDNRVHMAHMDIHYGYSVNGVAALHTEILKNSELKAFYDIYPEKFNNKTNGITFRRWLMHANPRLSHYLDELLGCDWHHDATKLEGLLEFTGAANVKEKLEGIKAHNKRKLARHLKEAQGVEINPESIFDIQIKRLHEYKRQQMNALYVIHKYLDIKAGNIPARPITVFFGGKAAPAYTIAQDIIHLILCLSEVIANDPQVAPHLQVVMVENYNVTASSFLIAAGDISEQISLASKEASGTGNMKFMLNGALTLGTMDGANVEIAELVGEDNIYIFGEDSETVIDLYAKSAYKSSEYYAREAIKPLVDFIVSDEVLAVGKAERLERLYNELISKDWFMTLLDLEDYIQVKERMLADYEDRDAWMDKVIVNIAKAGFFSSDRTIAQYEEEVWHLNS; this is translated from the coding sequence ATGTCAAACTTACAAACTTATATCAAAAATACTTATTCAAAAAATCTTGCTGATTGCAGCAACGAAGAACTCTACCTGGCTCTTTTGAACTACACTAAATTAGCCAGCGCTCAAAAGCCAGTCAATACTGGTAAGAAAAAACTCTACTATATCTCAGCTGAGTTCCTGATCGGTAAACTCTTGTCTAACAACTTGATTAACCTTGGGCTTTACGATGATGTGAAGCAAGAACTGGCAGATGCTGGCAAGGACTTGATTGAGGTAGAAGAAGTTGAGTTGGAGCCGTCTCTGGGTAACGGAGGCTTGGGCCGTTTGGCTGCCTGCTTCTTGGACTCTATTGCGACATTGGGTCTCAATGGTGATGGTGTAGGACTGAACTACCACTTTGGTCTTTTCCAACAGGTTTTGAAAAACAACGAACAGACAACGATTCCTAACTTCTGGCTGACTGAGCAAAACTGGTTGGTTCGCTCTAGCCGTAGCTACCAAGTGCCATTTGCTCACTTCACTCTGACATCTACTCTTTATGATATTGATGTGCCAGGTTACAAGACAGAAACTAAGAACCGTCTTCGTCTCTTTGATTTGGACTCAGTGGATGCGGATATCATCACAGACGGTATTGACTTTGATAAGACAGATATCGCTCGCAACTTGACCCTCTTCCTCTATCCAGATGATAGTGACAAGCAAGGTGAGCTGCTCCGTATCTTCCAGCAGTACTTCATGGTTTCAAATGGTGCTCAGCTGATTATTGACGAAGCGATTGAAAAAGGCAGCAACCTGCACGACTTGGCAGACTACGCTGTCATCCAAATCAATGATACCCACCCATCTCTGGTTATCCCAGAAATGATTCGTCTCTTGACTGAACGTGGTTTGGATCTGGATGAAGCAATTGCCATCGTACAGAAGATGACTGCTTATACAAACCACACGATTCTGGCAGAAGCTCTTGAAAAATGGCCTCTGGAATTCTTGAAAGAAGTAGTACCGCACCTGGTGCCTATCATCAAAGAGCTTGACAAGCGCGTGAAAGCTAAATACGCTGATCCAGCAGTGCAAATCATTGATGAGGACAATCGTGTGCACATGGCTCACATGGATATCCACTACGGATACAGTGTCAATGGGGTTGCTGCTCTGCATACAGAAATCCTGAAAAATTCTGAGCTTAAAGCCTTCTACGATATCTACCCTGAAAAATTCAATAACAAGACCAACGGTATTACTTTCCGCCGCTGGCTCATGCATGCCAACCCACGCCTGTCTCATTATTTGGATGAGTTGCTGGGCTGCGACTGGCACCATGATGCAACTAAGCTCGAAGGCTTGTTGGAATTCACTGGCGCTGCAAATGTTAAAGAAAAATTGGAAGGTATCAAGGCTCACAACAAGCGTAAATTGGCTCGTCACTTGAAGGAAGCACAAGGCGTGGAAATCAATCCAGAATCTATCTTTGATATCCAAATCAAGCGTCTGCATGAGTACAAGCGCCAACAAATGAACGCTCTTTATGTTATCCACAAGTATCTGGACATCAAGGCTGGTAACATACCTGCTCGTCCAATCACTGTCTTCTTCGGTGGTAAGGCTGCTCCTGCTTACACAATTGCACAGGACATCATCCACCTTATCCTTTGCTTGTCAGAAGTGATTGCTAATGACCCTCAAGTGGCTCCACACCTGCAAGTAGTTATGGTAGAAAACTACAATGTTACAGCGTCTAGCTTCTTGATTGCAGCTGGTGATATTTCTGAGCAGATTTCCTTGGCTTCTAAGGAAGCATCTGGTACTGGTAACATGAAGTTCATGCTTAACGGTGCTTTGACTCTTGGTACTATGGACGGAGCGAATGTTGAGATTGCAGAGCTGGTCGGCGAAGACAACATCTACATCTTCGGTGAAGATTCTGAAACTGTTATTGACCTCTATGCAAAATCTGCTTACAAGTCTAGTGAGTACTATGCACGTGAAGCTATCAAGCCGTTGGTTGACTTTATCGTCAGCGATGAAGTATTGGCAGTCGGTAAAGCTGAACGCTTGGAACGTCTTTACAATGAACTGATCAGCAAGGACTGGTTCATGACCCTGCTGGATCTAGAAGACTATATCCAAGTCAAAGAGCGCATGCTGGCGGACTATGAAGATCGCGATGCTTGGATGGACAAAGTCATCGTCAATATCGCCAAAGCTGGCTTCTTCTCATCTGACCGTACTATCGCTCAATACGAAGAAGAAGTATGGCACTTGAACAGCTAA